Within the Trueperaceae bacterium genome, the region GCGGCCGACGTGACCCTGGGCTTCCACGTCAACGACTGGCTCGTCGACCCGCCCAGCGTGCTCCACTCGCGCGCCATGATGGGCGACGGCCCCATCGAGCTGCGGCGCCTGCGCCGCGCCGTCGACATGGCCGGTTACGACGGGCCCATCGAGGTCGAGATCTTCAACCGCGACGTCTGGGCCATGGACCCGGACGCCGTGATGACCACCATCAAGGAACGCTTCGTCAGCGAGGTGATGTGACGGAGTGACGGCGGCGGGCGCCCGCCCGACCGGCCGGCAGGAAGGAAGCGGATGTTCCACCTAGGCATCATCAACGACGAGGTCACGCGCGACTTCGAGGAGACGTGCGGGCTCATCGCGAGCTGGGGCCTTAGGCACGTGGAGCTGCGCGTGCTGTGGGGCAAGAACGTGCTGCTGCTGGACGACGCGCAGGTCGAGGAGGCCGCCGCCATAGTCCACCGGCACGGGCTCACCGTCACCGGCATCGCCTCGCCCGTCTTCAAGTCGCCCCTCGACGGCCGACCGCTGGAACGCGAGGCCGACTTCAGCCTGCCCGGCGTGGAGTCGGCGGAGGCGCAGACGGAGCTGCTCACGCGCGCCTGCAAGCTCGCCACGCGCTTCGGCGCGCGCCTGGTGCGCGTGTTCTCCTTCTGGCGCGAACCGTGGACGCCCGAGGTGGACGAGGCGCTCGTTGCGCGCTTCGCCGCGGCGGCGGACGTGGCCAGGCGGCACGACGTGGTTCTCGGCATCGAGAACGAGCCCGTCTGCATCGTCGGCACGGGCCGGGAGCTGGGTCGGCTGCGGGAGCTGCTGGAGGCGCGCCTGACGCCCGAGCAGTACGCGCACGTGGGCCTCCTGTGGGACCCCGGTAACGCCCGCGCCCTCGGCGAGCTTGACGCCTACCCCGGCGGTTTCGCGGCGGTGGCCGGCCCCAAGCTGGTGCACGTGCACGTCAAGGACCTGGTCCCCGTGGAGGGTGGCAGGCCGCGCTTCGTGCCCACCGGCGAGGGGGTCATCGACTACCGCGGCCAGTTCCGGGCGCTCGCGGCCGCCGGCTACCGCGGCAGCGTGGTGCTCGAGCCGCACTACCAGCCGGCGGGCGAGCCCGACGCCGCGTCGGCCCTCACGTGCGTGCGGGCCACGCGCGACATGCTCGCCGAACTGGGTCTCTTGGCCGAAGCCTAGTACCGGCGGCACCGGGCACGAGGCGGCACCGGACCCCCGGCGCCCGGCACTCCCCGCCTCGGACGTCGAACCCGGCCCCTAGCGCCGCCGGATCCCGGCGGCCTCGTAGACGCCGAGCACCACCGCCAGGCTGCGGCGGCCCTCCCGGCCGTCGGCGATGAGCTCCTCCTCGCCGTCCAGCGCCGCCACGAGGTTGGCGACGAGCCTCACGTGCCCGTCGAAGCTCACCTTGCGCGGGTCGCCGGCCGCGCCCGCCTCAACGGCGCGCGCGTCGGTGGCGGGCGGCGGTGCCTCGGGGTCGCGCGGCACGTGCCAGGTGGTCACCGCGTCGCCCGTCATCACGATGCTGCCCTCGCTGCCGTGGAAGCGCAGCTCGTGCGCGAAGCCGGGCGCCGCCGTGGTGGTGCCCGCCACCGTGGCCAGCGCCCCGCCGGGGAAGCGCAGGGTGG harbors:
- a CDS encoding sugar phosphate isomerase/epimerase, which encodes MFHLGIINDEVTRDFEETCGLIASWGLRHVELRVLWGKNVLLLDDAQVEEAAAIVHRHGLTVTGIASPVFKSPLDGRPLEREADFSLPGVESAEAQTELLTRACKLATRFGARLVRVFSFWREPWTPEVDEALVARFAAAADVARRHDVVLGIENEPVCIVGTGRELGRLRELLEARLTPEQYAHVGLLWDPGNARALGELDAYPGGFAAVAGPKLVHVHVKDLVPVEGGRPRFVPTGEGVIDYRGQFRALAAAGYRGSVVLEPHYQPAGEPDAASALTCVRATRDMLAELGLLAEA
- a CDS encoding Gfo/Idh/MocA family oxidoreductase, with the translated sequence PDAYYAQADWRGTWDGDGGGVLMNQGIHLIDLLVWCLGDPQVVGASAATLVRGVEVEDTAAATLRFPGGALATVAGTTTAAPGFAHELRFHGSEGSIVMTGDAVTTWHVPRDPEAPPPATDARAVEAGAAGDPRKVSFDGHVRLVANLVAALDGEEELIADGREGRRSLAVVLGVYEAAGIRRR